The following nucleotide sequence is from Triticum dicoccoides isolate Atlit2015 ecotype Zavitan chromosome 7B, WEW_v2.0, whole genome shotgun sequence.
cgctatggccgtcatgggaggcatgagttttgcttctcttatgggaggcatgggtgcacctccggccgccatgggtgcacctccggccgccgtggcttctcacacacattcccatgaagatgccgttgaagatcttgccaacaccgtcggagcttcacatgATACGGTGCGTGATGCGATGCGTGATGAGGATAGGGAGGAAggttcatcttcggaggcggaagagtcgtcttcggaagatgaggacgaagacgaagaagaggaagatgaagatgaagcttgatgtgtctttcatgtcttgaacttttagtttgcatttgaacttggttggatgaacttgtgggcatgattttggTGAACTTGTGGACATGAAattttattcatcaacttgtttgtgtcaaattttacaTGTTCATTTTTGTCCAAAATATCCATATACGCAAAATGCTcggcgagtcgcgcgcgctgtatttttgcgctctgctggaacggcgcgcgcgcgctgcattatggcgcggctgctggagccagcgcaggcgggcgcgcaaaaccagccgcagcgcgcgcgctaaaagattttttgcgcgcggcgctatagcgcggctgttggagatgctcttagttgaTAAAAGACTCGAGACgctaaacacatcattggatcaaaaTTCGTAGTCTACATACTCTTAATTTAGTTGATAGAAGACTCGAGACGCTAAACGCATTATTGGATCAAAATTCGTAGTCTATAAGGAAAAGAAAACGACGTTGGACGTACACCTGATCAAGTTTTTTCTGTCTGTGTATTCGTAGGGATACGCCGGCTCAGTCTCTTAAACGTGCATGTGTTCCCGTGTTCATATGGATGATTATATGCACGTTATATACGAGCGCTTGTATCTGTACTGTATTAATATTAAAAAAAATCCATTGCCGCAAATGTTGATGTATCTTTTATAGACATGATCAAACCTTAATATGTTTAATTTAGTATGTAGGAGTACAAATTAGAACTCAAATACTTTTAAACGCAATAAATAAGTTGCGTCGAGGTATTCTTCGACTCATATGTCGAGAGGTTGCATTTTGCGTGGGAAATGGTTAGCTTCTGGAGACGATGAGCGAACGGAGCGGGTGCTTCATCACGGTGGTGAAATCGAGCGTCTCCGCCATGTCCACCTTCACCCCCTCAGCTGCCGGCCGCCACTCCAGCTCCCTCACCATTCTCGCCACGAAGTACTCGGCGTGGTGCATGCCCAGCGTGTACCCCGGGCACATCCTGCGGCCTGCGCCGAAAGGCATCATCTTGATCTCCCTGCTCCCCGTGATGTCCACTCCGTGCCCCTCGCCGCCCTCCAGGAACCTCTCCGGCCGGAACTCCCGCGCCGCCGTCCACACAGTCTCGTCGCGGCCAATCTCGGCTACCAGGAAGTTGACCTCCGCTCCCTTGGGCACCGCGTAGGCCGCGATCTCCGCGTCGCCGCTCTGCACGCCGTGCGGGAGGACGAAGTGGCCTGGCGGGTGCAGCCGAAGGCCCTCGAGCACGACGGCCTTCAGGTACGGCATTGCCTGCAGGTTGTTGAGCTCTGGATTGGCTTTCGCCTCCTCGTAGACCTTGGCCTGGACGTCGGGGTGTTGCACGAGCTCGGCCATGATCCACTCCAGCAAGGTCACCGTGGTATCTGTCCCACCGTTCATGAACTCGGAGCAGAGGGCGACCATCTCGGCGTCAGTGAGCTGGCGGCCGCCCTCGTCGGCCACCCGGACGGCGAGGAGGGAGTCGGCGTAGCACGGCGGGTCACCGTCGCCACGCTTCGCGTGGATGAGCGGGACGAATACCTCGTCCTGCCTCCTGCGCACAGCGAGGCACGCCGCCCAGCGTCTGCCGAAGAGCCTCTTAGTGACCGCCGGGAAGAAGGCGAAGACCGGGAATGTGGTGACCGAGAGTAGCGCCTGGTGCTGCAGCTCCTCCACCTCGTCGAGCGCTTCCCGTCCGAGACGTGCGCCGAAGCACATGTACAGGAGCAGCTCGAACATGGCGCGGCGAAGGAGCGGCCTGAGCGTCACGGCGGATTGCTGCTCGCTGAGGAGGCTGGAGACGAGGCCGTCGCACGCCCACCTCCTCGCCGGCGCGAAGAGACCAACACGGGCCGGGCTGAGCGCCTCCCCGGCGAGGTTCCGGCGGAGGAGGCGCCAGTAGGGGCCGTAGGAGGAGGAGCTGATGTCACGTCCCCCGGACGTGAACATGCGGGTGGGGTCGACCGGCGGCGGCCTGTCGGCGAAGGTGGCGCCGCCCTGGACGAGCGCGCGGTGGGCCAGCTTGCGGTCGGCGACGAAGACGAGCGTGCGGAAGAGGCGCACGGAGATGACGGGGCCGTGACGCGCGTGGAGGTCGACGAGCAGCGGGCCCAGGTCGAATATGGACCGCCGGAGCGCGACGAACTTGGCGAGGAAGAGGAGCGCGGGCGGGCCGGGCGGGAGCCCCGCCTTCCCGCGTCCATGGCTGCTGCGACCAATCAGCACGAACAGCGAGACCGCGAGCGTGAGGGAGCCGAGGAGGAGCAACAGGGGCGTGGTGGAGGTGGAGTAGGAGCCGGCCTGATCCATTGCGGGTGCAGCAAGATCCGGACTTGCTGGGCATGCACCAACGAGTTGCAACGTTAGCGCCATTTTATACTACTCCACCTCCAGCGAGTTAGAGCGTGAGGGAGTCTTTNNNNNNNNNNNNNNNNNNNNNNNNNNNNNNNNNNNNNNNNNNNNNNNNNNNNNNNNNNNNNNNNNNNNNNNNNNNNNNNNNNNNNNNNNNNNNNNNNNNNNNNNNNNNNNNNNNNNNNNNNNNNNNNNNNNNNNNNNNNNNNNNNNNNNNNNNNNNNNNNNNNNNNNNNNNNNNNNNNNNNNNNNNNNNNNNNNNNNNNNNNNNNNNNNNNNNNNNNNNNNNNNNNNNNNNNNNNNNNNNNNNNNNNNNNNNNNNNNNNNNNNNNNNNNNNNNNNNNNNNNNNNGGGTCGAGCGTGAGGGAGTCGACAAAGGAGTGAGTGGTGGAGAGAACAATAACACTGCGTGGCTACCACATATGCACGCGTGTGGTGTGACTGTGGAGAAGTGGTCGTGTGAACGACGGAAGAGAAACGCAACGTGGCTGCTAGACGCCTGGGGCGATTTTGTTACGTGAATGAAAACgaggtgatgacgacgaggaggagaaaaGTTGGATGGATAGAGATGCATGGAGGGACCAGAACCAGTGGACACCAAAGGATGGATAGAGCAATACGAGTATAAGTCATTTTTATGAGAGCAGCTGATTAAAGGATATCCTTGTTGGAGCATCGTAAGGGTCATTTTTGTGAGCTGAGAGCGCGTTAAGTGATGTGTCCAACCATCATCTGCTAGAGTTGTATTGAATATTATTGTATAAGATAGGTTACAATTGGACTTGGACTCGTACGATGTGTAGACATGATATGGAGTCGTCTAGAGCGCCAGGAgcgaggccctttggtcccggttcgtatctgGACCTAGGTCTTTTATATATTGAGAGGGTAGATACACTGTGTAACCTAtgacaacataatagcacaggcacgcaGGGAGAGGCGGCGTCGTGTACCGGTGCCCGGGCGGCCGGGTACGGTATTGTAGTGGTGTCATGGGGAGGAacacccatagtcaggccccgtggATGTAGCCATATCAATgaatctcgttaacaaatctcggtgtcgtgctcgtgtgattcctTTTTTCTCAGATGATCGACTATGCGTCTCGAATTTATTTTAATAAGTTATGAAGGTGAGAGACTTATCTAGAGGAGAAAGAACAACAACAAAATGTGCAGGAGGCGGTCACAACACGGGACGGATCGTACGTCGGCGAGTTGCGGTTTAGAAGCAGACTAGAAGGTGACGCGCGTTTTGCTGCGCCGAGAATCAGCCCTATATTCATCAATGATATGTTTCACCATCTGAGGTACTATGTGTCTATCCTATAATTTTCCGAGAGGTTTAAATATGTAACCATAACATGAAAACTTACAACCAAAAAACCTTCTTCCATTAAAGAGAAGATGTTAACCTTTTGAGGTTTTTCTAAGAACCAAGCTACATGAactgaaaaaaaatcaaggagcacACACATTATATTTACTCACCAAGCAAAAGAATATATAAAACAAACTTAATGTCACACATGGTACAATTCATAAGCTAATAGTAGTTTCTATATGAAATATGGGTCCCTTGTATTTTATATCCAAAAAATCACCAAAATTTCTAGGGAACAATATCTTCACTATTTCCTAGCAACCCATTTTTCCAAAAGAATATTTCACTATGGTTCAGTAGTCCTTCTTTCTCTTCTTGAATCCACGATCTCGTAGGCCAGTTGTTGCTTCCTGTAAAGAAGATTCAATACCCAATATAACATTTATAGATAAAAAATGACGATAATAGCTCCAACAGTTCATTCTGATAAGAATTCTAAAACTCTCATGTAGGTGCAGGCTGTAATAGTTCTGGTGCAATAGAACATTAATCTTTAAGGTTTACACCATGGAATGTGCATTGAAAGAAACAAAGCACATATACATATATAGTCGGCATTAATTATCGGTCTGATATCTTTCTGATACTTGCATCCTTTTTTTCCTTATTCTTATATGCATGGGCTCGTCCTAGTAGCATTGTTTTCACAAGAATCATCATAACCATACGAATTCAGAAAAGACATAAGAAAGTATCAaccacgtactccctccattccatattactcgtcgctgatttagtacaactttgtactaaatcagtgacaagtaatatggaacggagggagtaataggtaGTGATTTTCAACTCCTTGCCAGAATGATTGAAGTCATGTGGTATTAGGCGATGCAAGAACTTAAGTATAGGTTTAGATTATGACAATCGATTTTCCtcacaaaaagaaaggaaaaaaaggtcATCTAATAGGAGCCAAAACTGAAGTGATAACCAATTGCACCAGTTTATGTAAAAATAAAACTATGTACTCCTTCCTCCAATCCAATGAAATATGAGGCACCTCACTAATATGTATTACACCTACAGCACCTCCACAAATTCAGTTATTATTCTATTTGCAACATTTCTGAAAAAATTATTAAATTATGCAATGTGTAAGGCCTTTTTTTTGCTCGGTATTGTTACGATGAGGGTACCATACCCGTTGTCCTTCCCTTACAATCACAATTCGACAGGGAAAAATTGAACCAAACAACACAGAAGCATATAATCATGTACTACTTATATACCATATGATGCCGTGGATCCTTTAGCATGAAACTATGGAAGTACTACCTCTGTGTAACTAAATATAAGCCATCTTTGCAGTTTAATTAAagagtgaattccactttttacccCATATTTATACATTTGTGACACTAATTACCCCTTCGAGTGAAAATTCGTCTAGAATACCCCTTTTGAAATCTTTAGACCCTTGTTTTTTGATGCGTGTCCATCAGGTAAGGTGTGAGGTGACGCCCTGTATCCAAAAACATGTGGACGGCCACAAGGAGTTGAACAGATAGACAAGAGAAGTTTGGACAAGATCGCCAATGATGCCCTCCGATCCTTACAGTTTTTTTTACAAATCAATGACGCAACATGCCGATCCTATCGACCATAAACAGACAAAATGTAAAACTGGGGTAAAACCGTGTTAAAAGTCTCCAAAATCTAACATTTCGATAAAAATTCCGCTAAATAgggtaatatgtgtcacaaatgtacaactacaaggtaaaaaatggAATTCACTCTTAATTAAAACTGcataaaatacttatatttagttaCAGAGGTAGTATCATTCTAATGAGCTAAAGTGAAAGGCAATGTGCAGGACTGCCAAAGGAAGCACATGAAGATCATAAAGCTGGTTGTACACCTGTGTGCTTGTAATGGCAAAAATCAAGACTTGAGGGGCCGCCGGTGGCAAAgagcaaaaagaaaaacagaaaagagagaAGCAGGAGATGTCCTGAGGCTACTGTAGGATGCGAGGTTTGAGTCGCAGGAGATTGTTGCCATCGTTGGAGGTGATATGCAGGTCATTCCCATGCGATGTTGATGGCGAACTGTTCGTCTAGGAGCGTTAGGGATGGCCAGCGTGGGCAAGGGCGAAAGAGTAGGCAGAAACCGGCATTGGCGCTGTAGAGACATGGAAGGCGGAGATCTAGTTTTCAGAGCAGGAGAAATTCGGGGAAGAAGCAGGAACCCCTTACCATGTTGGAGAGGCAGTTGTGAGCTATGCGACATGACACTGACTAACAGGGTCCACCTCTAGAAGGACCGTTGGAGCgctcacctattttgagggagcttGGAAGCTTTAAAGATGATAAAAGAATGTGACACATAATTTGGTTAATAATTACACTACTTGAGAATTGGTAAGCCTTTCAGCCTTTCTGCGATGAAGCTATGATTTTTAGACTAAGAATTCCAAGAATAAGTTAAGGTAGTAATAGATACAATAAAGAATGTTGAGATAACATAATTTACAGAGTGGGCATGAAGGAGCAAAACAACTACTAACTCTAAGCTATTTAAAGACTTCTAATAGCTTTAATCATAATTTATAGGATGGCCATTTCTTTTTGGCAAGTTTGCTTCACAAATTGTAATGCTCGTTTAGAAATTCTAAGATAAAATTGATTCCCTTTGCATAATATGAATGAATCAAATACCCATTTATTATTTGATTCAAAACACTATAGTTGCAAAACCTTACTATCCAACTACATTTAAAACCATACCAAAAAATAGGAAAAACTCAAAGAGTTGGGCAgttagtgatgcggagcatcctatggtcattcccatggacctaccatcatctcatCAAGAGgcaagaggacctatgacacgagcatgagctagagctctcgaaaacgaggtgacttccttccttagtgatatcacatatgatccactcgagacatggctactacctaagtccgagatgttgtgcatgattaggtgtcaagaggaccctcccgaagatgctcgtgaagacggacaagccgccaagtccacggatgaagaggaaCGCCGGAAGGAGAAGAAGGCGGCTCcaagacccggacatccggccccaggcccggacatccggccgctggagGCACCCACTACAACAGCATCCCAGCTGCCAAgcacctacaggccccggacatccggccctagcCCGGAAATCCGGACCCAACACCCGGATATCCGGACAAGCTCCATCCAGAGAACAGAAGAAAAGCTCccatcagcccggacatccggccccagccccggacatctggctcctcccgaaggcccagacatccggcccgacgcccggaaatCCGGCCTTGTCTATCTGCGCGcagtaaagggccgaggcccatgtactccTTCGcctacctagactatatatactcctcctcctccctccttctagggttagcattggtttagctcatatgtgagatagagctttgctcatccatacggatttactccacgagagagaccgcgggcccctctacggagaagatcccccttggattcaagaccccctcttgggtggccccatcaagacctcctctaggagaagaaccggttacctttgtattgtcctttgttgatcgtggatcttgtatctcttctcgtgtttcgaggatctagcatatgtgtgactatatcTTGTTGGGTTTAGTGATTCGcttgtgttttcccttgtgtttcctctcgtgttcttcgtgttattagttgggatccactcctttcgtgaaagatcggccgtatagggttccaccctacatcatcttggtatcatgagccacgttgatcacgatttcggagcaccctctttgttttctagcctaggtttgttgattttgtccctaactCGAAAAttgccccacaaaaatagccccaattttttttgtgatttgctggtgtgatgaagttttgttggatttgatctgtggatttcgtgtgttgcaggtagatctagctttccaccatcttttccccaatttccatccacaaaatcttcTGAATTTTgccccggatttgacctctccacgcggagttcatcgagttcgtccacggatccagagcccggacatccggcccgatagcCCAAACATCCGGCCATCCAGCTCAGACATCCGGCCCCTAACAGCATCACTTCCATCCACTGCTTCTTTTCCTCCCAACTTTCATCAAATTTTGATCCGGTGCCCATTCccacttccgcatagcaccaccacttccgcatagcaccaccATAGCCTTCCCGCTACCATTGAAAGtgaaatcatgcccttaatcatattttgatgttgatgacaacacatatgctcgggactaatcatgtttatcaagtatatctcaggattatgttccaaagaccgtgtgcatggatcatgactagggacaaaaagcatataactcaagaatggagatacaagatgttgacttcatttatggtttgttcttgagtatagggatcccgcactattaagaggggatcgatggatctagtgaaaaacttgctcaaaagctactatctctataccttgccttcggacgtccgatgt
It contains:
- the LOC119338105 gene encoding cytochrome P450 89A2-like, which codes for MALTLQLVGACPASPDLAAPAMDQAGSYSTSTTPLLLLLGSLTLAVSLFVLIGRSSHGRGKAGLPPGPPALLFLAKFVALRRSIFDLGPLLVDLHARHGPVISVRLFRTLVFVADRKLAHRALVQGGATFADRPPPVDPTRMFTSGGRDISSSSYGPYWRLLRRNLAGEALSPARVGLFAPARRWACDGLVSSLLSEQQSAVTLRPLLRRAMFELLLYMCFGARLGREALDEVEELQHQALLSVTTFPVFAFFPAVTKRLFGRRWAACLAVRRRQDEVFVPLIHAKRGDGDPPCYADSLLAVRVADEGGRQLTDAEMVALCSEFMNGGTDTTVTLLEWIMAELVQHPDVQAKVYEEAKANPELNNLQAMPYLKAVVLEGLRLHPPGHFVLPHGVQSGDAEIAAYAVPKGAEVNFLVAEIGRDETVWTAAREFRPERFLEGGEGHGVDITGSREIKMMPFGAGRRMCPGYTLGMHHAEYFVARMVRELEWRPAAEGVKVDMAETLDFTTVMKHPLRSLIVSRS